In the genome of Lagopus muta isolate bLagMut1 chromosome 29, bLagMut1 primary, whole genome shotgun sequence, the window GGGCTGTTTTGAAGCGCTGTGCTGtagggcaggaggagaaaggggGGCCGGGAACCTTGAGGAGCCCTCCAAGGAGAAGTGCAAAGTTCCTGGGAGGAACTGGAAAACCTCTCTGCTggaaggagaggctgagggtcGGGGCTGCTGTGCGAGGGGCAGAGGGGGCTCAGGGGGTCCCGCTCGTGGCCGTAAATCCCTGCAGGGAGGCACACGGGGAtggagcccagctctgctcGGTGTGCTGGAGACAAACCGCGGCCCACTGGAGCACTGGAGTGCTGCTGCGCTGATTTAACGAGCATTGCAATTGGGGCTGAGCGCTGCCCAGCGGCTGAAGAgatgctcagccccacagctccaaCCCCAGCGCTGCGGAGCCCTCGAACGCTGAGCCTTGTGGGGAtctccctgtgctcagctcGGAGCCCCACAGCCCGGCTCCCAGCGCCATAAGGAGCCGAACGGGGTGGGATTTTCTGCAGCGGTTGCGCTGCaatggggctgagctgcagcaggtgcGAGGTCAGGGGTCTTCAGGGGGTCTGCGTGCAGATTTCAGTGCTTGGGGGTCAGCGTGCGGTGTCCTAGGGGTCAGTGCATGGGGTCTATGCGCTATTCCAGTGCGCGGGGTCTGTGGGGGGGATCACGGGGTCGAATCGGTGCTCCCGCTGCCCCCACCCGTTCTGCCCCAGACTTCACTCGGCTTCACCGCACGGGGACCCCTCGTGTCGCCCCGCGGTGCTCCGCGCAGAGCCGCCCCGTCGGGCCCGGCCCGATCCCCGCCACCccccgcggccgccccctccgGATCTGGGCGGGGAGCTCCGGCCCCACCGCCTCCCCTCCGGCCTCTTCCAGCCCCGCCAGGCTCCGTCCgtccgtcccgtcccgtccgTCCCGTCCGGTCCcgtcccgccgccgccgcatGGGGCCCCCCGGGCCGGCGTGACCGAGCCGCACCCCCGGGGATCGCCCCCACCGCGGAGCCGCGACGGCCCCCGCCGCCTTCGAGGGGCGATCAGCGCGGAGCTGCCCCGAAGCGCCGATCGAGGACCCCCCCTCCGCCCCCGCCCGGGGCCGGAGCAGCTCAGAGCCCCCCCCGCGCCCATCGCTGGAGCAGAACCCGGATCCCCCCCTCCGCCCCCGACCTCCGGGGGCACCGCCGGACCCTTTCCTCGTCGGGGCGAGGGAAGCTCGGAGCGGCCCCCGGTGTTCGGGGCGGGGGGAGAGCTGCGCTGGCCCTGACCCCACCGCCGGCCCCGGGGGGGGCGCGCCCCCGGCCCTATGGCGGCCAAATGGTTCAAGGAATTCCCCTCCAACCTGAGGACGGGCTCGGAGAAAGCGCGACCGAACAAACCGGGCGGCACCGCCCGTAAAAGCCTGGGGGGCAACGAACCGCCCGGGGGGGCCCCGCCGGGGAAAAGCCGCAAAAACTCGGCGGCTGAggtggggggctgcagggccgtGTATCCCCCCGGGACCGGCAAGGACGGAGGAGGCCGTCTGTCTCGGGACAACCTGCAGGGACTGCTGCAAGCCGCCGCCGGGAGGATGCGCAAAAACTCGAAGGTGGAGGGGGTCGCTGCCGAAGGACCCCCCCGGAGCTGCGGGACGTACATCAACCGCCTGATCAAAGTGGAAGCCCACGAGAAAAACCCCAAAGGCTACCCCAGCACCGGGCCCGTGCCCGAGGAGAAGGGCAAGAGCCCCAAAACGGAGACGGTAAGgggagggctgtggggtggggtgggatcgtggcacccccctcccccccggcCCAGCTGAGCCCAACTCCGAGGTCCCTCCATCGCAGTTTTCCCCTCTCTGCCGTCCCCTGCCCCCACTGACCCGTTAAATAAATGTTCCCATAGAGCTCTGCTGGGAACAGGAATAGGTGGCCATGGGGACAGGGCTGTGTCCCCAAGCAATGCCCTTTGGGTTTGTCCTCCACTACCTCCAGATGGCCCCCAGGACCCCCACTGACCCCCGGGCTGCACAGGGTGGGCGCTGCCCCCACCCAACGCTGCCACTCGAAGCCAACACGCACCCTCCACTGGGTGCTGGGGGGTGGCTGCCATCCCTCCTGGGCACATCCAGGAGCCAAGCAGTGACAGCATCCCCAGTGCCCACCTGTGTGCCCCCCATCTGCCCCCCAGGTCATCATTCTGGAGGACTACGCTGACCCTTACGATGCCAAACGCACCAAAGGGCAGCGGGACGCTGAGCGCCTGGGGGAGAACGACGGCTACATGGAGCCCTACGACGCACAGCAGATGATCACAGGTGTGTGCCGTGGTGTGATTTGGTGTGCCGTGGTGTGCCATGATGTGCCATGATGTGCCATGGTGGGACTTGGTGTGCCGTGGTGTGCCATGATGTGCCATGGTGTGCCATGATGTGCCATGATGTGCCATGGTGTGCCATGGTGTGCCATGGTGTGCCATGGTGTCTCAGTGTGCCCTGATTGCCATCGTGTGCCCATAGCGTGCCATGGTGGGACTTTGTCTTCCATGATGTGCTATGGTGTGCCATGATGTGCCGTGGTGTGCCATGGTGTGCCATGGTGGGACTTTGTCTTCCATGGTGTGCTATGGTGTGCCATGATGTGCCATAGTGTGCCATGATGTGCCATGGTGTGCCATGGTGTGCCATGGTGTGCCATCGTGTACCATGGTGTGCCATGGTGTGTCTCGGTGTGCCCTGATGGCCATCGTGTGCCGTAGCGTGCCGTGATGCGCCACGGTGTGCCGTGATATGGCTTGGTGTGCCATGATGTGCCACGATCTGCCATGATGTGCCATAATGTGTGCCGTGATGTGTCTCGGTGTGCCCTGATTGCCATCATGTGCCACGATGTGCCATGTTGTGCCATAGCATGCCATGATATGACTTGGCGTGCCACCATGTGCCACGGTGTGCCTTGGTGCCCCATCCCATGCCGTGCTGCACCGCTGGCAGCACGCAGCACCGTGAGGCCGTCAGCCGGGGACCCACCCGGCGCGGAGCTTTGGGAACAGGAAAGCTGCTCTCCCatttcctgcactgctccccATGATAAGGTGTGTGCCACGCCGCTGCCCCACGGCACAAAGCCCGGTGCCACCGGCAGCACTCAGGGCCAGGATGCAGCCATGCCTTGAGGGGTCCCGTTGTCACCACCCCCCATGGGGACCCCATGGCTCGgtgtccccccacccccaggCTTTGCCCCCCAACTCCACCCAGGGGGCCGCAGCCGGACAGAATAACAGGAACTGAGTCGGCCGGAAGCAGGGAATAAAGGATTTGCTGCTGATGGCTTTTTTCCGTGcggggcagccgtggggccaaatggggtggaggtggggCTATTTGGGCAGAGGGGGtatttggggtggggggagggagggggggacaGAGCGCAGGGGGTGTCCCggggtggggatgtggggtgtagcatcctgcagccccactTCCTCCGGGATCTCGGCGCCAGCGCCAGCGGGACGGCGACCGGGCGCCGCGGGGATGGGCGCCTTCCTGCCCCTCCCGGCCCCACGCGTTACGGGTCATGGGGTGTCaatgagggggggggggggggggagtgagGCCCCCTCCCCAACCCAACACCCTCTGTTCCCACAGAGGTTCGCCGCCGTGGCTCCAAGGACCCCCTGGTGaaagccctcctgctgctggatgaGGCGGGGGGCAAAGCggaggtggccaagaaggtcgGGGGGGGGCAGCGAGACAGTGGGGAGGGGGCCGCAGCTCTACGACACCCCCTATGAACCTGGGGCTGATGAGCGTCCCGGCAGCTGAGTACGAGCAGCCCTGGGAATGGAAGAAGGAGCAGATTGTGAAGGCGCTGTCGGGTAAGagctggggtggggagggggctgcagggctgcggTGGGGGCTCAGCTCcccccatccatccatccatccatggatagggagggggctgcagggctgcggTGGGGGCTCAGCTCCTccctatccatccatccatccatggaTAAGGAGGGGGCTCTGGGGCTGAAGTGGGGGCTCAGCTCcccccatccatccatccatgaaTGGTGAAGGAACTGCAGGGCTGCGGAGGGGGCTCAGCTCCTCTctattcatccatccatccatccgtgGATGGGGAGGGGGCTCTGGGGCTGCGGTGGGGGCTCTCCTCCCCCaatccatccatctgtccatccatctgtccatccatccatccatccatccatccatccatccatccatccatccatccatccatccatagATGGGAAGGGGCTGCGGTGGCTGCGATGGAGGCTCAGCTCCcccgtccatccatccatccatggaTGAGGAGGGGActccagggctgcagtggggtcTCTCCTGCcccccatccatccatccatccacccccCCTCTCCAGTTCAGTTCGAGGGCTCTGAGCGGCCCCGGGAGGAGGCAGCACGGCAGCACCTGCGCCAGAAGAGTTGGACCCCACGCATGGTGAAACCATCGGAGCAGAGCGAGGGGGAGCGTGTGGACCCCGCCGTGTCGCTGGAGAAGCAGCCGTGGGTCACGAGCTGAGCCGGGGGGTGGTGTTATAGGGGGGTGGGGGTCTGGGTGCATCTCACAGCCCCTctgtgaccccccccccccaggtgGTACCATGGGGCCATCACACGTGCTGAGGCTGAGAGCCGGCTGCAGGCGTGCAAGGAAGCCGGGTACCTGGTGCGCACCAGCGAGAGCGGCAGTGGGAAGTACTCCATTGCTCTCAAGTGAGTGGGGGGCGCTGGGGGGGTCCTGGtattgggatgggatgggatgggatggagggggtCTTGACGTTGGGGTGGGGGTTCTTGTACTGAGATGGGGGGGGGATCttggaggggggagggggttATTTattggggatgggatggggtgggatgggatgggatgggatgggatgggatgggatgggatgggatgggatggatgggatgggaagggTCTTGACATTTGGATGGGGGTCCTGGTTCTGGGATGGGGGGGATCTTGGCAAGGGGGGGAGGTCTTGGTagtgggatggaatgggatggggtaGGGTGGGGTGGAAGGGGTCTTGACATTTGGGTGGGGGTCCTGATATTGGGATGGAGGGGATCTTGGCAAGTGGGGGTCTTGGTACTGAGATGAGATGGAGGTGGTCTTGACACTGGGTTGGGGGTCCCAGTAGTGGGATGGGGGGGCTTGATACTGGAGAGGGGGTTCTGGCAGTGGGATGGGCTGGTCCTGATACTGGGATGGGGAGGGGCTCAGTACTGGATTGGGGCTTCTGGCACTGGGGGGGACTCAGCACTGGGTGCGATAATCTTGGTACTGGGAGGGGAGTCCTGGTACCGAGGAGGGGGTCCTGGATGGAGCGATTGTGGAACTgggatgaaggatgggaatcCCAGTACTGGGAtttgggggcagggggggggggggggtcccagcacagcaggatcCCCCCATGGAGGGCAGTGGGCGCCCCGTGGCAATCGCTGCTGTCCGAGCATAGCTCAGATGGAGCGGCACCCCTCGTcttgtcccccccccccccccccccaacccggGGGACACGGCCGTCCCCGAGCTGCCCGGTGCTGGGGAGTGGGGGAGGGCAAAGCGTCCCCTCCCACCCTCATTGTCGGCGGCGCTGGCGGCGTTTCCTTCCTGAGGAAGCGGAGCCCCCGGAGCCGAAACAATCAGAGCAGGACTGGAACAAACACAGGGGCGGACGCGGCCCCGCAGCGCCGGGTGGGACCCATCGGGGGGCTGCAgccgttccccccccccccccgccccccaaaCACCCCCCCCCTCCATGACCCCCCTCCCATTCATCCCGCAGGACCAGCCAAGGCTGCGTGCACATCCTGGTGGCACAGACCAAGGACCATAAATACACCCTGAGCCAGGCCAGCGGAGGTTTTGCCAGCGTCCCCGAGGTCGTGCATTATTACTCCACCGAGAAGCTGCCTTTCAAAGGGGCCGAGCACATGGCCCTGCTGCACCCCGTGCACTGCAAGATGCACTAAAGGGCTGGGACTGCCCCCGGGGGGGGGTCCCACGGTGTGTGTCCCCCCCATTTGATGGGGTGAAAGCGGCTGCCCGACCTACTACTACAGATAGGGGATGGCGTCCCCCCCTTCCTGGGTTGGGGTGGGGGATGCGCTGAGGTCGGGAGCTGTGATGGAGGTGTGAAATAAAGATGTTGGCTGAGaggagtgggatgggatgggatgggatgggatgggatgggatgggatgggatgggatggaggggtgggaatggggtggaggggtgggatgggatgggatgggagggatggaggggtgggatgggatggggtgggatggatggagatgggatgggatgagatgggatggggtgaAGTTGACTGATATGGGATGGAATtgagtgggatgggatggagttgagtgggatggggtggggtggaggggtgggatgggatggggtgggatgggatggagatgggatgggatggaggggtgggatgagatgggatgggatgggatggagggtgggatgagatgggatggggtgagatggggtGGGGTGAAGCTGACTGATATGGGATGGAATtgagtgggatgggatggagttgagtgggatgggatggaggggtgggatgggattggatgggatggaattgagtgggatgggatgggattggatGGAGTtgtgtgggatgggatgggatgggatgggatggagttgggtgggatgggggtacagtggggtggggatgggttgggatgcAGGGGATTGTGATGAAGTGGGGGCAGAGGGTGCAGGGATGGGGTTGGAAGGACCACAGTGGGGTGGGGATAGGGATGGGAGGGCAAaatggggcagggatggggttggggtgCTGTGGACCTGCAGATGAATTGAGGGAGATGAGGGGGGCAAAGGGGGCAGAGATGGGGTTGGGGAGCAAGGATATGGGGAAGCCACAGTGGAGCAGGGCCGGGGGGTGCTGGGAACCCCAAGGATGCAGGGATGGAAGGGGGGTAGTAagggatgcagggatggggtTGGGTGGGTCTGTTGTAGGGATGGGACATGAGAGGTAGGAATGCGGCTGTCGGAACAGGAATTGGGGTGATGGAGCCCccggggatgggatgggggctgcagtggggcagggatgTGGCTGGGGAACCTCAAGGGTGCCACGAGGCCGTGCAGGATGGGCTCAGCACGAGGCTCTGGGTGCAGGTGAAACCAGGACAGGTTTCctggcggggggggggggggggaaccatGGGGTACAGCCCCGGATGGGGCCCATGTGTGGGCACAAGAGAATGAGggcagaacagccccagggggaggaaggggaaggggggacAGGGCCCCCATGGGTGCCATTGGGAGAGTTGGGATTGGGGGCTGCCCCCGTGCACACATCTGCATCCTGTGGGGCTTTTTATAGCATGGGGCCAGGGGGGAGTGTGGCATCCCCACAGCACCCAACAGTGCAGCCCTCAGCCTGCGGtttcctgcacagctgcagcgcTGGGGATTTGCTTAACatgaggaggggggggggggggatgtgcTGGGGGCACAGGGGGCACGAGCTGCAGGGTGCAGCGTGTGGCTCACAGCACGGCTTGGGGGAGGGGGAGTGCAAGGTACTGGGGCACAGCAAGGAGTGCAATGAGTAACAGTGCTTGGCATGGGGGGGGGCTATGGGGCATGATGGGGGCTATGGCGGGGGGGGGTTATGGCACACTGGAGAGCTATGgcacttggggggggggggctatGGCACAGGGAGGGGTGCATGGCATGGGGGGGGGTCTATGGCACACTGGGGAGGGGTCTATGGCACAGGAAGGGGTGCATGg includes:
- the SHE gene encoding LOW QUALITY PROTEIN: SH2 domain-containing adapter protein E (The sequence of the model RefSeq protein was modified relative to this genomic sequence to represent the inferred CDS: deleted 2 bases in 2 codons), with the translated sequence MAAKWFKEFPSNLRTGSEKARPNKPGGTARKSLGGNEPPGGAPPGKSRKNSAAEVGGCRAVYPPGTGKDGGGRLSRDNLQGLLQAAAGRMRKNSKVEGVAAEGPPRSCGTYINRLIKVEAHEKNPKGYPSTGPVPEEKGKSPKTETVIILEDYADPYDAKRTKGQRDAERLGENDGYMEPYDAQQMITEVRRRGSKDPLVKALLLLDEAGGKAEVAKKVGGGSETVGRGPQLYDTPYEPGADERPAAEYEQPWEWKKEQIVKALSVQFEGSERPREEAARQHLRQKSWTPRMVKPSEQSEGERVDPAVSLEKQPWYHGAITRAEAESRLQACKEAGYLVRTSESGSGKYSIALKTSQGCVHILVAQTKDHKYTLSQASGGFASVPEVVHYYSTEKLPFKGAEHMALLHPVHCKMH